One stretch of Lacimicrobium alkaliphilum DNA includes these proteins:
- a CDS encoding TatD family hydrolase, which produces MIDSHCHLDFDAFDEDRKQVIERARNKGVERIVIPGVASANWQNLIQLCEREPRLEFALGLHPWFLAQFQPSDLSLLDDMLNQYKGKVKAVGEIGLDYGGTVNISQEQQEEIFCAQLELAQQHELPVIVHHRKSHHRILHCLKTTGFAQSGVIHAFSGSIEQAQAYLNRGFKLGIGGTITYPRASKTRQTVAALPAAAILLETDAPDMPVNGRQGQRNSPEYLDEVLQALAEIRQESATELERQSDENSRLLFGLS; this is translated from the coding sequence ATGATCGACAGCCATTGCCATCTGGATTTTGACGCTTTTGATGAGGATCGCAAGCAGGTGATTGAGCGGGCCCGGAACAAAGGCGTTGAACGTATTGTGATCCCCGGGGTGGCTTCTGCCAACTGGCAAAATCTGATTCAACTTTGTGAAAGGGAGCCGCGGCTGGAATTTGCACTGGGATTGCATCCCTGGTTTCTCGCGCAGTTCCAGCCCTCAGATCTGAGTCTGCTGGATGACATGCTTAATCAGTACAAGGGTAAGGTAAAAGCCGTTGGCGAGATAGGGCTGGATTATGGCGGTACGGTTAATATCAGCCAGGAGCAACAGGAAGAGATATTCTGTGCTCAGCTTGAGCTGGCCCAACAACACGAATTGCCTGTGATCGTTCACCATCGTAAATCCCATCATCGTATTCTGCATTGTCTCAAAACCACGGGTTTTGCCCAGAGTGGGGTTATCCATGCCTTTTCCGGCAGTATTGAACAGGCGCAGGCTTATCTGAACAGGGGCTTTAAACTGGGTATCGGCGGTACCATTACCTATCCGCGGGCCAGCAAGACCCGGCAAACGGTTGCGGCTTTACCTGCCGCGGCTATTTTACTGGAAACCGATGCGCCGGATATGCCCGTCAATGGCCGCCAGGGGCAGCGCAACAGCCCTGAATATCTGGACGAGGTGCTGCAGGCATTGGCAGAGATAAGGCAGGAGTCTGCTACTGAACTGGAGCGGCAAAGCGATGAAAACAGCCGTTTGTTATTCGGCTTGTCTTAA
- a CDS encoding AhpA/YtjB family protein, which translates to MKVSISFDQAEQVSPSTYSIYKRLANLGLAIAALIIVVNIWFFSAGQDTEELQAQADQLGRSLIAQGAGLAALTLSSEQDGIISAQQLLDQLAEDPHVRTASLHDARGIELNQAGENISITRLYTDRQDANSLIYVQEIIHQDNLQGYLKLILDRERVLQYQAALTKHNHHQTQVLMLLAFAIGVLVTRGFYKLRYPLLRQAE; encoded by the coding sequence ATGAAAGTGTCCATTTCCTTTGACCAGGCGGAACAGGTCAGTCCCAGCACCTATTCCATCTATAAACGGCTGGCGAACCTCGGGTTAGCCATCGCCGCGCTGATTATTGTCGTCAATATCTGGTTTTTCAGCGCCGGGCAGGATACCGAAGAATTGCAGGCCCAGGCCGATCAACTGGGTCGCAGCCTGATTGCGCAAGGAGCGGGCCTGGCGGCATTGACCTTATCATCGGAGCAAGACGGCATCATATCCGCACAGCAGTTACTCGACCAACTGGCAGAGGATCCCCATGTGCGCACCGCCAGTTTGCACGACGCCAGAGGTATTGAACTGAATCAGGCCGGTGAGAATATCAGCATCACCCGCCTATATACGGACCGCCAGGATGCCAACAGTCTGATTTACGTACAGGAAATCATCCATCAGGACAATCTGCAGGGTTATCTGAAATTAATACTCGACCGCGAGCGGGTATTGCAATATCAGGCAGCGCTGACTAAGCACAACCACCACCAGACTCAGGTACTGATGCTACTGGCCTTCGCCATAGGCGTATTAGTCACCCGGGGCTTTTATAAACTGCGTTACCCGCTGTTAAGACAAGCCGAATAA
- a CDS encoding sigma-E factor negative regulatory protein, which translates to MTEKKFEDLSAWMDGESGTGMIGETCNDKELSSKWRNYHLIRDGLRKELPSQLNFDISESVARAIADEPAILAPKKGLRDIPVIGSVVPLIRHGGQFAIAASVAAAMIIGVQQLNQPKPEQPFSSAPALQLPGMQTGGLSPVSLEQTRALPPASAIEQKRRISAYLNDHQRQLRLKAQDTERADADKADKETEQK; encoded by the coding sequence ATGACGGAAAAGAAATTTGAAGATCTATCAGCCTGGATGGATGGTGAGTCCGGCACAGGCATGATCGGAGAAACCTGTAATGACAAGGAATTGTCATCTAAGTGGCGCAATTACCACTTGATCCGTGATGGATTGCGTAAGGAACTTCCCTCACAACTGAACTTCGATATCAGTGAAAGTGTTGCCAGGGCCATTGCAGACGAGCCGGCGATACTGGCGCCGAAGAAAGGACTGCGGGATATACCTGTTATCGGTAGTGTGGTGCCATTGATACGCCATGGTGGTCAGTTCGCTATTGCTGCATCCGTTGCCGCCGCGATGATTATCGGCGTACAGCAACTTAATCAACCCAAACCTGAACAGCCATTCAGCTCCGCTCCGGCGTTGCAATTGCCTGGTATGCAGACTGGCGGATTGTCACCGGTAAGTCTTGAACAGACACGTGCTTTGCCGCCGGCGAGTGCCATTGAGCAGAAGCGCCGTATCAGTGCTTATCTTAATGATCATCAGCGCCAGTTGCGCCTGAAAGCTCAGGATACAGAGCGTGCTGATGCAGACAAGGCTGATAAGGAAACCGAACAGAAATAA
- the era gene encoding GTPase Era, which translates to MTAEQQNYCGMVAIVGRPNVGKSTLLNKLLGQKVSITSRKPQTTRHRILGIDTEENRQTVYVDTPGLHREEKRAINRFMNRAASSSLSDVGLVLFIVEGTRWTDDDEMVLNKIKESGLECWLLVNKTDKITDRETLLPQMAWLAEKHDFAQVIPLSAKQGHNVDRIRDMVHKSLPPSDHFFPDDYITDRSSRFMAAEIIREKLMRFTGDELPYSVTVEIEQFKLTEKGVYQINGLILVERDTQKAMVIGKGGQRLKTIGQEARQDMERLFDNKVFLELWVKVKSGWADDERALRSLGYGENQ; encoded by the coding sequence ATGACAGCTGAACAACAGAATTACTGCGGTATGGTGGCCATCGTCGGCCGGCCCAATGTGGGTAAATCCACCCTGCTGAATAAGTTACTGGGTCAGAAGGTCAGTATCACTTCCCGCAAACCTCAGACCACCCGTCATCGTATTCTTGGTATTGATACCGAAGAGAACCGACAGACGGTGTATGTGGATACCCCCGGACTACACCGAGAGGAAAAGCGCGCCATCAACCGCTTTATGAACCGGGCCGCATCGAGCTCGCTGTCTGATGTGGGGCTGGTACTCTTTATTGTTGAAGGCACCCGCTGGACCGATGATGACGAGATGGTGCTTAACAAGATTAAGGAAAGCGGTCTGGAATGTTGGTTACTGGTCAACAAAACCGACAAGATTACAGACCGTGAGACCTTGTTGCCACAGATGGCATGGCTGGCCGAAAAACACGATTTTGCCCAGGTGATTCCTCTTTCAGCCAAACAGGGCCACAATGTGGACAGAATCAGGGACATGGTGCACAAAAGTTTGCCACCCAGTGATCATTTTTTCCCTGATGACTATATTACCGATCGTTCGTCCCGTTTTATGGCGGCGGAAATTATTCGCGAGAAGCTGATGCGTTTTACCGGTGATGAACTGCCTTATTCCGTCACCGTCGAAATTGAGCAATTTAAACTGACGGAAAAAGGGGTGTATCAGATCAATGGCCTGATCCTGGTTGAGCGGGATACTCAGAAGGCCATGGTTATCGGTAAAGGTGGCCAGCGCCTGAAAACCATTGGTCAGGAAGCTCGCCAGGATATGGAAAGGTTATTCGACAACAAGGTTTTTCTGGAGCTTTGGGTCAAAGTAAAATCCGGCTGGGCCGATGATGAACGGGCACTGCGCAGTCTGGGCTACGGGGAAAATCAGTAG
- a CDS encoding MucB/RseB C-terminal domain-containing protein — protein sequence MGCLRALMLLLLVVGLPLSAQQEDGAKAWLDRMAWSLRNLNYQISFVLLYPNGDFEPYTWRHALVNGKEMEHLSLLNGPGREIVRVADQVSYFEPNVPPYSLSSNVINGPIPAELFREPSSLAQGYDFVMVGTSRVSGRLAQQLRIVSKDKSRYGYNLWLDKQTALILRLDMLNMQGEPLEQIQVTSMEVNEEPDDYFSRIETEKMPQQIALSSTRSQEADWQFGWLPAGMTEVRRGVHRLPLTGQWVDYMMLSDGMVDVSVYLQKIDSGPAENGWLQQGSNTLLSLQVGQMEVTVVGKLPPQTASSIAKSINIAASTHD from the coding sequence ATGGGTTGTCTTCGCGCACTGATGTTACTGCTGCTTGTTGTCGGTCTGCCCCTGTCCGCGCAGCAGGAGGATGGTGCTAAAGCCTGGCTTGACAGAATGGCCTGGTCCCTGCGTAACCTTAACTATCAGATATCTTTCGTTCTACTCTACCCCAACGGGGATTTTGAACCCTATACCTGGCGACACGCGCTGGTAAACGGCAAAGAAATGGAACATTTGAGCCTGCTCAATGGTCCTGGCCGTGAAATTGTGCGTGTAGCAGACCAGGTCAGTTATTTTGAACCCAATGTTCCTCCCTATTCATTGAGCTCCAATGTGATCAATGGCCCAATCCCTGCTGAGCTTTTCCGCGAGCCGTCGAGTCTGGCTCAGGGCTATGATTTTGTGATGGTGGGTACCAGTCGTGTATCCGGCAGACTGGCGCAGCAACTCAGGATCGTGAGTAAAGACAAAAGCCGTTATGGCTATAACCTCTGGCTGGATAAACAGACGGCATTGATACTCAGGCTGGATATGTTGAATATGCAGGGCGAGCCTCTGGAACAGATCCAGGTCACATCAATGGAAGTGAATGAGGAGCCTGACGATTACTTTTCTCGTATTGAAACAGAAAAAATGCCTCAGCAGATTGCTCTGTCCAGTACCCGCAGTCAGGAGGCTGACTGGCAGTTTGGCTGGTTACCAGCCGGTATGACGGAAGTACGCAGAGGGGTGCACCGCCTGCCCCTGACCGGTCAATGGGTCGATTATATGATGCTCAGTGACGGGATGGTGGATGTGTCTGTATACCTGCAGAAGATCGACAGCGGGCCGGCAGAAAACGGCTGGTTACAACAGGGCTCCAATACCTTGTTGTCATTACAGGTCGGACAAATGGAAGTGACAGTGGTAGGTAAACTGCCACCGCAGACCGCCAGCTCTATTGCTAAATCCATCAATATAGCGGCATCGACCCATGATTGA
- a CDS encoding SoxR reducing system RseC family protein gives MIEELGTIKAVDKDHIWVETMIKTTCGGCVANDHCGTGTVARAFSPKTQTLIFRCSKHAEVGQQVKLGIPEEALLSASALMYLLPLVVLVISALGAQYALPYLDLQSELWVVLFSFAATGLSFVKIRRMLQQDDKQVYQPRLLALLPRKGGAGNIPVSAEERNIPSS, from the coding sequence ATGATTGAAGAGCTGGGTACCATCAAGGCGGTGGATAAGGATCATATCTGGGTCGAAACCATGATCAAGACTACCTGTGGCGGTTGTGTGGCCAATGATCACTGTGGTACCGGCACCGTTGCCCGTGCCTTTTCGCCAAAAACCCAAACCCTGATTTTCAGATGCAGCAAGCATGCTGAAGTGGGCCAGCAGGTTAAACTGGGGATCCCCGAAGAGGCCTTGCTCAGTGCATCGGCGCTGATGTATCTGCTGCCGTTAGTGGTGCTGGTGATCAGTGCCCTGGGGGCGCAATATGCGTTGCCTTATCTGGATCTGCAAAGTGAACTCTGGGTGGTGCTGTTCTCTTTTGCTGCCACCGGCCTTAGCTTCGTTAAGATCCGTCGTATGCTGCAACAGGATGATAAGCAAGTTTACCAGCCCCGCCTGCTGGCGCTGTTACCCCGTAAAGGCGGTGCCGGAAATATCCCTGTCAGTGCTGAAGAGCGCAATATACCCTCAAGCTGA
- the lepB gene encoding signal peptidase I — MANYFSIFLVVITVASGLIWLADSLLWAPKRKEKLSLAQQSAGGQLDEDTIKKVAPVPYLVDTAQQIFPVIAFVLVLRSFLYEPFQIPSGSMMPTLLVGDFILVDKFSYGLKDPVARNKFIEMGSPERGDIAVFKYPEDPNVDFIKRVVGLPGDTVVYRNKQVYIRPACEQADRSQCPELEPMELKFEKRGEFYHNMVPQERFTEQLGEVSHEILRTPAAMAQEQHYYAQPGTKADEFLVPEGHYFVLGDNRDNSRDSRYWGFVPDENLVGKAVAIWISFEFDRPPSSWVPGWIPTGIRFDRIGGIE; from the coding sequence ATGGCTAATTATTTCTCCATATTTCTGGTGGTGATCACAGTGGCATCAGGGCTGATCTGGCTTGCTGATTCACTGTTGTGGGCGCCCAAACGCAAGGAAAAGCTGAGTCTGGCCCAGCAATCTGCCGGAGGGCAACTGGACGAAGACACCATCAAGAAGGTGGCACCGGTTCCTTACCTGGTGGATACGGCACAGCAGATTTTTCCTGTTATTGCTTTTGTGCTGGTGCTGCGCTCTTTTTTATATGAGCCGTTCCAGATCCCATCCGGTTCAATGATGCCGACCTTGCTGGTGGGGGACTTTATTCTGGTGGATAAATTCTCTTATGGCCTTAAGGATCCCGTGGCGCGTAACAAGTTTATTGAAATGGGCAGCCCGGAGCGTGGCGATATTGCCGTGTTTAAATACCCTGAAGATCCCAATGTGGACTTTATCAAGCGCGTGGTGGGACTGCCTGGCGATACGGTGGTGTACCGTAACAAGCAGGTGTATATCCGGCCAGCCTGTGAGCAGGCCGATCGTAGCCAGTGCCCTGAACTGGAACCGATGGAACTGAAGTTTGAGAAGCGCGGTGAGTTTTACCATAACATGGTTCCCCAGGAGCGCTTTACCGAGCAGTTGGGAGAGGTATCCCACGAAATTTTGCGCACTCCTGCAGCCATGGCTCAGGAGCAGCACTATTATGCCCAGCCCGGTACCAAAGCGGACGAGTTTCTGGTGCCAGAGGGCCACTATTTTGTGCTGGGTGACAACAGGGATAACAGTCGTGACAGCCGTTACTGGGGCTTTGTTCCCGATGAGAATCTGGTCGGTAAGGCTGTGGCCATCTGGATAAGCTTCGAGTTTGACAGGCCGCCAAGTAGCTGGGTACCAGGCTGGATCCCCACCGGGATCCGCTTTGACCGTATCGGTGGTATTGAATAG
- the nadB gene encoding L-aspartate oxidase has translation MSHAIEHDCDLLIIGSGAAGLSLALKLASHCNIIVLSKSAVSEGSTLYAQGGIAAVFDENDSIDSHVQDTMEAGAGLCEHRAVQFTASNAKNALEWLIQFGVPFDQETDASGDARYHLTREGGHSHRRILHAADATGKAVQTTLVDAVRRHPNIRLFERYNAVDLIRSRKQPKQLLGAYVWNREDERVEHIRSRFVTLATGGASKVYQYTSNPDVSSGDGIAMAWRVGCRVANMEFNQFHPTCLYHPQARNFLVTEALRGEGAYLIREDGSRFMPDFDERAELAPRDIVARAIDFEMKRLGADCMYLDIRHKPADFIISHFPTIYEKCMSLGIDITREPIPVVPAAHYSCGGIVTDFNARTDLHNLYAIGEVAYTGLHGANRMASNSLLECVVFARAAAEHIQANLHQPATEESITPWDESQVNDSDEEVVIQHNWHELRLFMWDYVGIVRTNKRLERAWHRIELLKREINEYYSNFRVSNNLLELRNLVTVAELIVRCAMLRKESRGLHYNLDYPDQLENPTPSVLTPE, from the coding sequence ATGAGCCATGCGATTGAACACGATTGTGACCTGTTGATTATAGGAAGCGGTGCTGCAGGTCTGAGTCTGGCCCTGAAGCTGGCTTCTCACTGCAATATTATTGTACTGAGCAAAAGTGCCGTCAGCGAGGGTTCGACACTCTATGCTCAGGGTGGGATTGCCGCCGTATTTGATGAAAATGACTCCATCGACTCCCATGTGCAGGATACCATGGAAGCGGGTGCCGGGCTGTGTGAACACAGAGCGGTGCAATTTACTGCCTCCAATGCTAAAAATGCACTGGAGTGGCTGATTCAGTTTGGCGTACCTTTTGATCAGGAAACCGACGCAAGCGGCGATGCCCGTTACCACCTGACCCGCGAAGGGGGCCACAGTCACCGACGCATCCTGCATGCCGCCGATGCCACCGGCAAAGCGGTACAGACCACCTTAGTGGATGCGGTGCGCCGCCATCCCAACATCCGCCTTTTTGAACGTTACAATGCGGTGGACCTGATTCGCAGCCGCAAGCAGCCGAAACAATTGCTTGGGGCCTATGTGTGGAATCGCGAGGACGAGCGTGTGGAGCATATCCGCAGCCGCTTTGTGACCCTGGCGACCGGCGGCGCCAGTAAAGTTTATCAATATACCTCTAACCCCGATGTTTCCAGTGGTGACGGTATCGCCATGGCCTGGCGCGTCGGTTGCCGGGTGGCGAATATGGAATTTAATCAGTTTCATCCCACCTGTTTATATCATCCCCAGGCCCGCAATTTTTTGGTTACCGAAGCCCTGCGTGGTGAAGGAGCCTATCTGATCCGCGAAGATGGCAGCCGTTTTATGCCTGACTTCGATGAGCGTGCTGAGCTGGCGCCACGGGATATTGTGGCCCGGGCCATAGACTTTGAAATGAAGCGTCTGGGTGCAGACTGCATGTATCTGGATATCCGTCATAAACCGGCAGATTTCATTATCAGTCACTTTCCCACCATCTATGAGAAATGCATGAGTCTGGGAATCGATATCACCAGAGAACCGATACCGGTAGTACCCGCGGCCCATTATAGCTGCGGCGGTATTGTCACCGATTTCAATGCACGCACTGATCTGCACAATCTCTATGCAATAGGTGAAGTGGCCTACACCGGCCTGCATGGCGCCAATCGCATGGCCAGCAATTCATTGCTCGAATGTGTGGTATTTGCCCGCGCCGCCGCCGAACACATCCAGGCTAATCTGCATCAGCCAGCCACGGAAGAGAGCATAACCCCCTGGGACGAAAGCCAGGTCAACGACTCCGATGAAGAGGTGGTGATCCAGCATAACTGGCACGAGCTCAGGCTATTTATGTGGGATTATGTAGGGATAGTGCGCACTAACAAACGACTGGAGCGGGCCTGGCACCGGATTGAACTGCTAAAAAGGGAAATCAACGAATACTACTCAAACTTCCGGGTTAGCAATAATCTGCTGGAATTGCGAAACCTGGTCACTGTGGCAGAACTGATTGTGCGCTGTGCCATGCTGCGCAAGGAAAGTCGCGGGTTGCATTATAATCTGGACTATCCCGATCAGCTTGAGAATCCGACGCCCTCTGTTCTGACCCCGGAGTAA
- the rpoE gene encoding RNA polymerase sigma factor RpoE produces MSEQYTDQQLVEKVQQGDKNAFNLLVVKYQHKVAHLVSRYVKNSGDVADVAQETFIKAYRALPNFRGDSAFYTWLYRIAVNSAKNYLVAQGRKPPANDVDADEADFYDGSDALKENNSPERSLMSQQMEKLLFDTVDKLPEDLRMAITLRELEGLSYEEIATVMECPVGTVRSRIFRAREAIDKVIQPLLQR; encoded by the coding sequence ATGAGCGAGCAATATACAGATCAACAATTAGTTGAAAAGGTACAGCAGGGTGACAAAAATGCCTTCAATCTGTTGGTAGTAAAATACCAGCACAAGGTGGCACATCTGGTATCAAGGTATGTGAAGAATTCCGGTGATGTGGCTGATGTAGCCCAGGAAACCTTTATTAAAGCCTATCGTGCCCTGCCAAATTTCAGGGGCGACAGCGCCTTTTATACCTGGTTGTACCGGATTGCAGTTAACAGCGCCAAGAATTATTTGGTGGCACAAGGGCGAAAGCCGCCAGCCAATGATGTTGACGCAGACGAAGCAGATTTTTACGATGGCAGTGATGCCTTGAAGGAGAATAATTCTCCGGAACGCTCACTGATGTCGCAGCAAATGGAAAAGCTGCTATTTGACACTGTGGATAAGTTACCGGAAGATTTACGCATGGCAATTACCCTGCGCGAATTGGAAGGCCTGAGTTATGAAGAGATAGCGACGGTGATGGAATGCCCTGTGGGCACTGTCAGGTCGCGGATTTTCAGGGCCAGGGAAGCTATCGATAAAGTCATACAGCCCCTTTTGCAGCGTTAG
- the pdxH gene encoding pyridoxamine 5'-phosphate oxidase, producing MIENLAALRREYTQGGLHREDLNADPILQFEAWLQDVITAGIPDPTAMTVATVDAQGQPSQRIVLLKDVSEKGFVFYTNLESRKAKELANNNKVSLHFPWHLLERQVKICGQAQPLSKTEVARYFLSRPRESQLAAWASAQSRPISTRQMLMSKFNEVKQKFADGDVTLPAFWGGFRVVPHEIEFWQGGEHRLHDRFCYRLEQQGQWKIERLMP from the coding sequence ATGATAGAGAATCTTGCAGCATTACGGCGTGAATATACCCAGGGCGGTCTGCACAGAGAAGATCTGAATGCTGACCCTATCCTACAGTTTGAAGCCTGGCTGCAGGATGTTATCACCGCCGGCATTCCCGATCCTACCGCCATGACGGTTGCTACAGTGGATGCACAAGGGCAGCCTTCCCAACGTATTGTGTTACTCAAAGATGTGTCTGAGAAAGGCTTTGTTTTTTACACTAATCTTGAGAGCCGCAAGGCAAAAGAGCTGGCTAATAATAATAAGGTCTCACTTCATTTTCCCTGGCATCTGCTCGAACGTCAGGTAAAAATATGCGGCCAGGCACAGCCGTTGTCAAAAACGGAAGTAGCCCGTTATTTTCTCTCCCGCCCCCGTGAGAGTCAGCTAGCGGCCTGGGCATCGGCGCAGAGCCGACCCATCTCCACCCGTCAGATGCTGATGAGCAAATTTAACGAAGTGAAACAGAAATTCGCCGACGGCGATGTGACCTTACCGGCATTCTGGGGCGGTTTCAGGGTGGTTCCGCATGAGATAGAGTTCTGGCAGGGAGGGGAGCATCGATTACACGACAGATTTTGCTACCGTTTAGAGCAACAGGGGCAATGGAAAATTGAACGTCTGATGCCCTGA
- the lepA gene encoding translation elongation factor 4 produces MSENTKQLKHIRNFSIIAHIDHGKSTLSDRLIHTCGGLTDREMAEQVLDSMDLERERGITIKAQSVTLNYTAKDGETYQLNFIDTPGHVDFSYEVSRSLAACEGALLVVDAGQGVEAQTLANCYTAIEMDLEVVPILNKIDLPQAEPDRVAAEIEDIVGIDALQAVRCSAKTGVGIEDVLEVIVRQIPPPTGDVDAPLQALIVDSWFDNYQGVVSLVRVINGELKAGDKIKIMSNGQVHQIDNIGIFTPKATNTGVLRTGEVGFVIAGIKEIQGAPVGDTLTLAKRPAEKALPGFKKVKPQVYAGMFPISSDDYEDFRDALSKLALNDASLFFEPESSSALGFGFRIGFLGMLHMEIVQERLEREYDLDLITTAPTVVYEVVTTKGETLSVDNPSKLPAVNDIEEIHEPVVEANILVPKDYLGNVITLCVEKRGVQTHMTYHGNQVAVTYELPMAEVVMDFFDRLKSTSRGFASLDYNFKKFQVADMVRVDILVNGERVDALALITHREHSQRRGREMVDKLRELIPRQMFDIAIQAAIGNHVIARSTVKQLRKNVIAKCYGGDVSRKKKLLQKQKEGKKRMKQIGNVELPQDAFLAVLKVGK; encoded by the coding sequence ATGTCAGAAAACACTAAGCAGCTTAAGCATATTCGCAACTTCTCCATCATTGCCCATATCGACCACGGTAAATCTACCTTGTCGGACCGTCTTATCCACACCTGTGGCGGGCTTACCGACAGGGAAATGGCAGAGCAGGTGCTGGATTCTATGGATCTTGAGCGGGAGCGGGGCATTACCATCAAGGCGCAGAGTGTCACCCTCAATTACACCGCCAAAGACGGCGAGACCTATCAGCTGAATTTTATCGACACCCCGGGCCACGTGGATTTCTCTTATGAAGTGTCACGTTCACTGGCAGCCTGTGAAGGTGCGCTGTTGGTGGTGGATGCCGGCCAGGGTGTGGAAGCTCAGACCCTGGCAAACTGCTATACCGCCATCGAGATGGATCTGGAAGTGGTGCCAATTCTGAATAAGATTGATTTGCCCCAGGCCGAGCCTGACCGGGTGGCAGCGGAAATTGAAGATATTGTCGGTATTGATGCCCTGCAGGCGGTGCGCTGTTCGGCCAAGACCGGTGTCGGTATCGAAGACGTACTGGAGGTGATTGTACGCCAGATCCCGCCGCCAACAGGAGATGTGGACGCCCCATTACAGGCGCTGATCGTCGATTCCTGGTTTGATAATTACCAGGGGGTGGTGTCGCTGGTGCGCGTGATCAATGGTGAACTGAAGGCCGGTGACAAGATAAAGATCATGTCAAACGGTCAGGTACATCAGATTGACAATATTGGTATTTTTACCCCCAAGGCGACCAATACAGGTGTACTGCGTACCGGTGAAGTGGGTTTTGTGATTGCCGGTATCAAGGAAATTCAGGGAGCTCCCGTGGGTGATACTCTGACGCTGGCTAAACGGCCCGCTGAAAAGGCCTTACCGGGCTTTAAGAAGGTCAAGCCACAGGTGTATGCGGGCATGTTCCCGATCAGCTCCGATGATTATGAAGATTTTCGTGATGCCCTTTCCAAGCTGGCACTTAACGATGCGTCGTTATTTTTTGAGCCGGAGAGTTCTTCTGCCTTGGGCTTTGGTTTTCGTATTGGTTTCCTCGGTATGCTACACATGGAAATTGTGCAGGAGCGACTGGAGCGCGAATACGATCTGGATCTGATCACCACCGCGCCTACCGTGGTCTATGAAGTGGTAACCACCAAAGGGGAAACCCTGAGTGTGGACAATCCGTCCAAGTTACCGGCGGTAAATGATATTGAAGAGATTCACGAGCCTGTGGTTGAAGCTAATATTCTGGTGCCCAAGGATTATCTGGGTAATGTGATTACGCTTTGTGTCGAAAAGCGCGGTGTGCAGACACATATGACTTATCACGGTAATCAGGTAGCGGTAACCTATGAGCTGCCGATGGCTGAAGTGGTGATGGATTTCTTCGACCGGCTTAAATCCACCAGTCGTGGATTTGCATCTCTTGATTATAATTTCAAAAAATTCCAGGTGGCCGATATGGTCAGGGTGGATATTCTGGTTAACGGTGAACGTGTAGATGCACTGGCATTGATCACGCACAGGGAACATTCCCAGCGCCGTGGCCGGGAGATGGTGGATAAGCTGCGTGAGCTTATCCCCAGACAAATGTTCGATATCGCCATTCAGGCGGCCATCGGCAATCATGTTATTGCCAGAAGCACAGTCAAACAGTTACGTAAGAACGTTATCGCCAAATGTTATGGTGGTGATGTCAGTCGTAAGAAGAAACTGTTGCAGAAGCAAAAAGAAGGTAAAAAACGCATGAAACAGATAGGCAACGTGGAATTACCACAGGATGCCTTCCTGGCTGTGCTGAAGGTAGGAAAGTAA